ACAAAACTGGCTCTTGCAAGCCTATACAGATTAACTATGGTACATCACTGGAACAATCACATCCTGTCCAATCTTGAGGTCTGAATTTCAATACTGGTCGGGGTCAGGGGTACCCTCTTCTAAGTCTGCTTCTTCCTTGAGAATTCTCCCTCAGCCCTAGTAGCTATTTCTATATTCCTTAGAGATCTCTTTACCTCCTTTAGCAGAgaatctctttttattatttaacacttctttatattaaactttcccTGTTCAAATTATTAGTGTGATTTCTGTGTCCTGCCTGGATACTTGCAGATATGACCCTGTCCAAGGAGGTAGACCAGTATGGGTCTGAGAAAGGGCTACAATCAGAGACCCATTCACAATAAATACTAATATAACTACCACTGCCTGAGCAGCTGCTTTGTGCCAGGcccagaactcttttttttttttttttgagacagagtcttgctctgttgcccaggctagagtaccgtggcatcaagctcacagcaaccttaaactcctgggcttaagcaatccttctgcctcagcctcccaagtagctgggattacaggcatgcgccaccatgcccggctaattttttctatatatatttttcgctatccagctaatttctttctatttttagctgagATGGTGTCTCAaacttgctcaggccagtctcgaactcctgaccttgagcgatccacccgcctcggcctcccagagtgctaggattacaggcatgagccaccgtgcccagcccaggcccagagctCTAATGAAGCATCACCAGACCTATCTTATTGGTGGGCAAACTGGGCAGCTCAGAATCCTGCTCAAGGTCATGCTAGAAAGAAGAACAGTACAATCTGGCTCTTATTTGCAGCCAAAGGCAACCTAATTGATACAGTCATCTTAAAGAACAGGAAGTGATGATCTGCAGGTGGGACTAAACAGTTTTTCCTAAATCAAGAAAGACACAGGAAAAACCTTAAGGTGCTGATAACTCTTATGGGATCTAGTCCTAAAGAATATTAGACAAATGTACAAGTCTGTCTGGAAATGTTCTCACCTTCAATACAATGGGAAGGCTCTTTTTTGGTATGAGCCCTCTGGTGTCTAATAAGCTCTGAACTCCATCTGTAAGCTTTCCCACATCCCTTGCATACAAAAGGTTTCTCTCCGCTGTGAATTCTCAGATGCTGACTTAGATATGAGCTTTGactgaaggccttcccacactcATTACATTCATAAGGCTTCTCTCCTGAATGAATCCTCTGATGTTGAACAAGATGAGCACCCCACCTGAAGGCCTTCCCgcattcattacattcatagggtttctctcctgtatgaattcgcTGATGCTGAATGAGGTTTGAGCTCTGATTGAAAGTTTTCCCACAATCACTACacttatagggtttctctccagaaTGAATTCTCTGGTGAATTACAAGGTGTGAGTTATAAATGAAGGCTTTACCACATTCACTACATTCATGGTCTTTCTTCCCTGTGGGAGTTTTCTTATGGGTGACAACCATCTGTCTGAAACTTTTCCCCTGCGCAGGGGACCGCCTCAGTCTCTCTGCTTTGGGATTTCTCTGCTGCTGGTCTAAGGTACCCTCAACTTCAGAGGTAGCTTCAAATGTAGAGGTGTTGGTGGCGAGTTTTTCTGAGGACACCTGAGATTCCACTTCAGTAATGGGCAGTTGTGGCAATGATCCCTTGTCCTTGGGCTCCGGACCATCTTCTGTAACAACTGATggaaaatgtaaacattcctGTTCTGGATGTATGGAGAAATGACATTTAGAttagaatttacatttctgaAGTGAAAATAAAAGCTTAGACAATATTCACTAGATAAATGATAAAGACTAGTATATCTATTTACTTAGATATTACCAATGGTTATCTCTTGGTGATGGGAATGTATAAGAGAgagggtttcttttttccttcccctgcttatctgtttttttttctaatttttccataatGGAACACTAAATAAGtgttattgaaaaaataaaagtttcaaagCAGGATCCTGTTAGGATTCACTcctgaaaaataagacaaaatctCATGTTTTCAAGAAATTGGGGAGTGGTCAACTGATGTtgtga
The Eulemur rufifrons isolate Redbay chromosome 9, OSU_ERuf_1, whole genome shotgun sequence DNA segment above includes these coding regions:
- the ZNF232 gene encoding zinc finger protein 232 isoform X3; amino-acid sequence: MEPPDALRVPLKDLSWYGPSTELVQTGMAVSLTAAKTLALQDTQEQEIMMMEPKEEGQSWEYETRLPRNHSTSQEIFRQRFRQLCYQETPGPREALSRLRVLCCEWLRPERHTKEQILELLVLEQFLTILPEELQSWVPGPARGPTQEEPWEKKAPLGAAQEALSIQLQPKETQLKCEFQETQPFPESEQECLHFPSVVTEDGPEPKDKGSLPQLPITEVESQVSSEKLATNTSTFEATSEVEGTLDQQQRNPKAERLRRSPAQGKSFRQMVVTHKKTPTGKKDHECSECGKAFIYNSHLVIHQRIHSGEKPYKCSDCGKTFNQSSNLIQHQRIHTGEKPYECNECGKAFRWGAHLVQHQRIHSGEKPYECNECGKAFSQSSYLSQHLRIHSGEKPFVCKGCGKAYRWSSELIRHQRAHTKKEPSHCIEGENISRQTCTFV
- the ZNF232 gene encoding zinc finger protein 232 isoform X2 — protein: MEPPDALRVPLKDLSWYGPSTELVQTGMAVSLTAAKTLALQDTQEQEIMMMEPKEEGQSWEYETRLPRNHSTSQEIFRQRFRQLCYQETPGPREALSRLRVLCCEWLRPERHTKEQILELLVLEQFLTILPEELQSWVRGHHPKSGEEAVTVLEDLEKGLEPGPQVPGPARGPTQEEPWEKKAPLGAAQEALSIQLQPKETQLKCEFQETQPFPESVVTEDGPEPKDKGSLPQLPITEVESQVSSEKLATNTSTFEATSEVEGTLDQQQRNPKAERLRRSPAQGKSFRQMVVTHKKTPTGKKDHECSECGKAFIYNSHLVIHQRIHSGEKPYKCSDCGKTFNQSSNLIQHQRIHTGEKPYECNECGKAFRWGAHLVQHQRIHSGEKPYECNECGKAFSQSSYLSQHLRIHSGEKPFVCKGCGKAYRWSSELIRHQRAHTKKEPSHCIEGENISRQTCTFV
- the ZNF232 gene encoding zinc finger protein 232 isoform X1, with the protein product MEPPDALRVPLKDLSWYGPSTELVQTGMAVSLTAAKTLALQDTQEQEIMMMEPKEEGQSWEYETRLPRNHSTSQEIFRQRFRQLCYQETPGPREALSRLRVLCCEWLRPERHTKEQILELLVLEQFLTILPEELQSWVRGHHPKSGEEAVTVLEDLEKGLEPGPQVPGPARGPTQEEPWEKKAPLGAAQEALSIQLQPKETQLKCEFQETQPFPESEQECLHFPSVVTEDGPEPKDKGSLPQLPITEVESQVSSEKLATNTSTFEATSEVEGTLDQQQRNPKAERLRRSPAQGKSFRQMVVTHKKTPTGKKDHECSECGKAFIYNSHLVIHQRIHSGEKPYKCSDCGKTFNQSSNLIQHQRIHTGEKPYECNECGKAFRWGAHLVQHQRIHSGEKPYECNECGKAFSQSSYLSQHLRIHSGEKPFVCKGCGKAYRWSSELIRHQRAHTKKEPSHCIEGENISRQTCTFV
- the ZNF232 gene encoding zinc finger protein 232 isoform X4; the encoded protein is MMMEPKEEGQSWEYETRLPRNHSTSQEIFRQRFRQLCYQETPGPREALSRLRVLCCEWLRPERHTKEQILELLVLEQFLTILPEELQSWVPGPARGPTQEEPWEKKAPLGAAQEALSIQLQPKETQLKCEFQETQPFPESEQECLHFPSVVTEDGPEPKDKGSLPQLPITEVESQVSSEKLATNTSTFEATSEVEGTLDQQQRNPKAERLRRSPAQGKSFRQMVVTHKKTPTGKKDHECSECGKAFIYNSHLVIHQRIHSGEKPYKCSDCGKTFNQSSNLIQHQRIHTGEKPYECNECGKAFRWGAHLVQHQRIHSGEKPYECNECGKAFSQSSYLSQHLRIHSGEKPFVCKGCGKAYRWSSELIRHQRAHTKKEPSHCIEGENISRQTCTFV